Proteins from a genomic interval of Paenibacillus lentus:
- a CDS encoding MFS transporter, translating into MKRLLYGIVMLCFMDLFIQLPVMGPFAKSLGAGSFMIGLAVGLYSLTNMFGNIAAGYWIDRYGARNVLLLGFFLTAGVMLLYPLVNQPLHLIVVRFIHGLTGGLLVPSAFTLISHQASGQKPGRAMALSGAAVGAAAIVGPAVAGIVKAKLGLQPLFIGTSILLALGGLIVVVAVSASRVKQITRKIAPASSDSLAGFEVILRKKPVVQSYIGAFSLMFAMGALTYALPLKVDELDFAAQISGLLLSTFGVVAIIVFVMPTNRWFDRVSPLTLMCGGGAIIMLSLLLLSFLNDQMLMFSVMGLYGFGFSLLFPSMNALLINNVSVESKGRAFGLFYAFFSLGVVVGSSGIGALTANYDIALRMAAGFILLAGCIVALLQHAELRGAQGKAGGAS; encoded by the coding sequence ATGAAACGTTTATTATATGGCATTGTTATGCTTTGTTTTATGGACTTGTTTATACAGCTGCCCGTTATGGGGCCGTTCGCCAAGAGCCTTGGGGCCGGATCATTCATGATCGGTCTAGCCGTTGGACTATATTCACTCACTAATATGTTTGGAAATATTGCAGCGGGATACTGGATTGATCGTTATGGTGCAAGAAATGTGTTGCTGTTGGGCTTTTTTCTGACGGCGGGTGTCATGCTGCTATATCCTCTTGTAAATCAGCCTTTGCATTTGATCGTTGTGCGCTTCATCCACGGATTAACCGGGGGGCTCTTAGTGCCAAGCGCTTTTACTTTAATTTCGCATCAAGCTTCGGGACAGAAGCCGGGAAGGGCGATGGCCCTTTCCGGCGCAGCTGTCGGCGCAGCGGCGATCGTTGGCCCAGCCGTGGCTGGAATTGTGAAGGCCAAGCTCGGGCTTCAGCCATTATTTATCGGCACTTCGATTTTACTGGCATTGGGCGGACTGATAGTAGTGGTTGCTGTTTCCGCATCAAGAGTAAAGCAGATTACTCGTAAGATCGCACCAGCGTCATCGGATTCGTTGGCAGGGTTTGAAGTTATTCTTCGCAAGAAGCCTGTAGTGCAATCTTATATCGGGGCGTTTTCATTGATGTTTGCCATGGGCGCATTAACGTATGCCCTCCCTTTAAAAGTGGATGAGCTGGATTTTGCAGCGCAAATTTCCGGCTTGTTGCTAAGCACCTTTGGGGTGGTAGCTATTATAGTGTTCGTGATGCCAACCAATCGCTGGTTCGATCGCGTATCGCCGCTCACATTGATGTGTGGCGGCGGAGCGATCATTATGCTGTCATTACTGTTGCTGTCATTTTTAAATGACCAGATGCTTATGTTTTCCGTAATGGGCTTATATGGATTTGGCTTCTCCCTGCTATTCCCTTCTATGAATGCATTGTTGATTAACAATGTTAGCGTAGAGTCTAAGGGAAGAGCGTTTGGGTTGTTCTATGCTTTTTTCTCACTCGGTGTTGTAGTAGGTTCTTCAGGGATTGGGGCCCTAACGGCGAATTATGATATCGCGTTGAGAATGGCGGCCGGATTTATTTTGCTGGCGGGTTGCATTGTTGCGTTGCTTCAGCACGCTGAGCTCAGAGGAGCACAGGGGAAAGCGGGCGGAGCTTCGTAA
- a CDS encoding UvrB/UvrC motif-containing protein: protein MHCQECGKRPATLHFTKIVNGEKTEFHICEACAREKGELIPGTSGGFSIHSLLSGLLDFTPGSHAQGNKAPENLRCEECGLTYSQFSKIGRFGCSSCYKYFNNRLDPLFKRVHGNTVHVGKVPKRVGSHLQIKRKLDDLRKELQYRIHQEEFEEAAALRDQIRELEKNISSE, encoded by the coding sequence ATGCATTGTCAGGAATGCGGCAAACGACCTGCAACACTGCATTTTACCAAGATTGTGAATGGTGAGAAAACTGAGTTTCACATCTGTGAAGCCTGTGCTAGAGAGAAGGGAGAGCTTATACCTGGAACATCGGGTGGATTTTCGATCCATAGCCTGCTGTCCGGGTTGCTGGATTTCACCCCTGGAAGCCATGCACAGGGCAACAAAGCTCCTGAGAATCTTCGGTGCGAAGAGTGCGGGCTAACCTATTCCCAATTTAGCAAGATTGGGCGCTTTGGATGCAGTTCCTGTTATAAATATTTCAACAACCGACTTGACCCGCTTTTCAAAAGAGTGCATGGCAACACGGTGCATGTGGGCAAAGTCCCTAAAAGAGTGGGCAGTCACCTTCAAATCAAACGCAAGCTCGATGATCTCCGCAAGGAGCTGCAGTACCGAATTCACCAGGAAGAATTCGAGGAAGCAGCTGCCCTTCGAGATCAAATTCGCGAGCTTGAGAAGAATATTTCCTCAGAGTAG
- a CDS encoding IS110 family transposase — protein sequence MSPMLIGIDVSLRSHHVQFMDGDGRSLASFAVPNDQTGADTLIHKMLDTASKEKLEHLHIGMEATSNLGWHLAHYLKNELQSYEPNVKSQVFVLNARKVARFKKGYDTLPKNDRIDAWVIADHLRFGRLPHEMKDIIQYEALQRLTRTRFHLMKNIKRDKTYFLNQVFLKFSGMRQDNPFSNTFGNTSLAVIQELEPDQIMAMSMEELIDFLQDKGKNRFENPEEIAAYLKKLARSSYRLDKAMADPVNISLATTLSVIQHLESEVKKLDKEIAKIMKGVPQTLTSVKGIGPVFAAGIIAEIGGIERFDNHADLAKYAGLVWSQNQSGEFEAEETSRMRTGNKYLRYYLVQAADSVRKHDLEYGAFYKKKYDEVPKHKHKRALVLSARKLVRLVFMLLKTNKMYTPPERRNH from the coding sequence ATGTCACCAATGCTGATTGGTATAGACGTAAGCTTACGTTCCCACCATGTACAGTTCATGGATGGAGACGGAAGATCGCTCGCTTCTTTTGCCGTACCTAACGATCAAACCGGGGCGGATACCCTGATTCACAAGATGTTAGACACCGCGAGCAAAGAAAAGCTAGAGCATCTTCACATTGGGATGGAGGCCACATCAAATCTAGGTTGGCATCTTGCCCATTATCTAAAGAATGAGTTACAAAGTTACGAACCGAACGTGAAGTCCCAAGTTTTCGTCTTAAATGCAAGGAAGGTGGCGCGTTTCAAAAAGGGGTACGACACCCTTCCGAAGAACGATCGCATCGATGCCTGGGTGATTGCAGACCATCTGCGATTTGGACGACTGCCCCATGAGATGAAAGATATCATCCAATATGAAGCCTTGCAGCGCCTCACCCGCACGCGATTTCACTTGATGAAGAACATTAAACGCGACAAGACCTATTTCCTAAATCAGGTCTTTTTGAAGTTCAGCGGGATGCGTCAGGACAACCCGTTCTCCAATACGTTCGGAAACACCAGTCTGGCGGTCATCCAAGAACTCGAGCCGGACCAAATCATGGCGATGTCCATGGAAGAACTCATTGATTTCTTACAAGATAAAGGCAAGAACCGCTTTGAGAATCCGGAGGAGATCGCGGCTTACTTAAAGAAACTTGCCCGCTCTTCCTATCGGCTTGATAAAGCCATGGCCGATCCGGTGAATATTTCTTTAGCTACAACACTCAGCGTAATCCAGCACTTGGAGTCTGAAGTGAAGAAGTTAGACAAAGAGATCGCCAAGATCATGAAGGGTGTTCCACAAACCCTCACCTCCGTGAAAGGGATTGGCCCTGTGTTCGCGGCTGGCATCATTGCGGAGATCGGCGGTATTGAACGATTTGATAATCACGCTGACCTAGCCAAGTATGCCGGGCTCGTATGGAGCCAAAACCAATCCGGTGAATTCGAAGCGGAAGAAACTTCTCGCATGCGCACCGGCAACAAGTATCTCCGTTATTATCTCGTTCAGGCCGCGGACTCCGTCCGTAAGCACGACTTAGAGTACGGAGCATTTTACAAAAAGAAGTACGATGAAGTCCCTAAGCATAAGCACAAAAGAGCACTCGTCCTTTCTGCACGAAAATTGGTACGGTTGGTATTCATGCTACTGAAGACCAACAAAATGTACACACCACCCGAGAGGAGGAACCACTAA
- a CDS encoding CtsR family transcriptional regulator, giving the protein MRNISDIIEQYLKGILHESPEGTVEIQRNDLADQFSCVPSQINYVISTRFTLEKGYLVESKRGGGGYIRIRRIELPGPTSLHTHLHKTIGNEMGQTAAEGLIYQLEEARFLNRREAALMRAAISREVLMLKLPERDQLRARIMKAMLISLLG; this is encoded by the coding sequence TTGCGTAATATCTCTGATATTATCGAACAATATCTTAAGGGTATTTTGCATGAAAGTCCTGAAGGAACCGTTGAAATTCAACGCAATGATTTGGCTGACCAGTTTTCCTGTGTTCCATCGCAAATCAACTACGTAATCAGTACAAGGTTTACTCTGGAAAAAGGATACCTGGTGGAGAGTAAGCGAGGCGGTGGTGGTTACATCAGAATCCGGCGGATCGAGCTGCCTGGTCCGACCAGTCTGCACACGCATCTGCATAAGACGATTGGCAATGAAATGGGTCAAACAGCCGCAGAAGGGCTAATATATCAATTGGAGGAAGCCCGATTCTTGAACAGGCGTGAGGCAGCACTTATGAGAGCAGCCATTTCTAGAGAAGTATTAATGCTGAAATTGCCAGAGCGTGATCAGCTTCGAGCTAGGATTATGAAAGCCATGTTGATTTCACTGTTAGGTTAA